In a single window of the Perca flavescens isolate YP-PL-M2 chromosome 18, PFLA_1.0, whole genome shotgun sequence genome:
- the pnocb gene encoding prepronociceptin b: MKIPLWNLVVLLACLFTPGRSDCQEDCVACSLVFQQQQQMQQAFNTMVCLLECEGHVSSSLTWEVCRHAVKLSHYPALSERGALIKRAGQELELTSLDLNSDSELLQSVATEPFQEGERDEAPFEPRNGQYDSSLPESSSSEVEGEGLRGLDLSVADAERKPRDERNAGSDSQPEGDEDDALGAVTLSKRFGGFQRGRHAYRKLIGPAVRPLQKRYGGFIGVRKSARKWNSQKRVNQLLRQYLGMRSSRSGRFNNIPVTRVWRQNKL; this comes from the exons ATGAAGATCCCTCTGTGGAACCTGGTGGTGCTGCTGGCATGTCTCTTCACCCCTGGACGCAGTGACTGCCAGGAGGACTGTGTGGCCTGTAGCTTGGtctttcagcagcagcagcagatgcagCAAGCCTTCAACACCatg gTGTGTTTGTTGGAGTGCGAGGGTCACGTCTCCTCTTCGCTCACATGGGAGGTGTGTAGACACGCCGTTAAGCTATCGCACTATCCCGCGCTGTCGGAGCGAGGCGCTCTGATCAAGAGGGCGGGACAGGAGCTGGAGCTCACCTCTCTGGACCTGAACTCTGACAGTGAACTGCTGCAGTCGGTGGCCACGGAGCCCTTCCAGGAGGGGGAGCGGGATGAGGCGCCCTTTGAGCCGCGCAATGGCCAGTATGACTCATCTCTGCCGGAATCCTCCTCCTCCGAGGTGGAGGGGGAGGGCCTGCGGGGTCTGGATCTCAGCGTGGCGGACGCAGAGAGGAAGCCGAGGGACGAGAGGAACGCGGGGAGCGACAGCCAGCCGGAAGGGGACGAGGACGACGCCTTAGGGGCCGTCACCTTATCCAAACGCTTTGGTGGCTTTCAGAGGGGGCGCCACGCATACAGGAAGCTGATCGGCCCGGCCGTGAGGCCCCTACAAAAGCGCTACGGCGGCTTCATAGGTGTCCGGAAATCTGCCCGCAAATGGAACAGTCAGAAGCGGGTGAACCAGCTGCTCAGGCAGTACCTGGGCATGAGGAGCAGCCGCAGCGGCAGGTTCAACAACATCCCTGTAACTCGCGTGTGGAGGCAAAACAAACTGTAA